From a region of the Mauremys mutica isolate MM-2020 ecotype Southern chromosome 12, ASM2049712v1, whole genome shotgun sequence genome:
- the APOH gene encoding beta-2-glycoprotein 1, which yields MPTVLFLWIVTLAHCALAVSVCHKPPEVPFATVDVDKRVYEVGEEITYSCDPGYSHQSGSRKYTCPLSGKWPINKMRCIPKKCPYPEAVINGIVHVIDLNYQGLIHFSCEPGYILHGTDTSQCMADGQWSGKLPECQPVTCPPPSLPEFGVISYHKLTLGNESVFQDIIRFECLPSFALFGNETATCMANGNWSDIPECRYVKCPHPTGIENGFINVEVRRTYHYMDSVDFGCQARYVLDGPRESRCEKTGSWSIKPTCKAPCKIPVKKATVLYNGRKIKVQNDLKEGIQHTETIFFFCKNKGKKCGYTIPTQCINGQFTVPSCFEEIGTLHFWKTDPADLTPCDP from the exons ATGCCCACTGTCCTGTTCTTGTGGATTGTTACTCTAGCACACTGTGCTCTTGCAGTAAGTG TTTGCCACAAGCCCCCTGAGGTGCCATTTGCTACAGTTGATGTAGACAAGAGAGTATATGAAGTAGGTGAAGAAATTACATACTCCTGTGACCCTGGTTATAGCCATCAGAGCGGCTCAAGAAAGTATACTTGCCCTTTGTCTGGTAAATGGCCTATCAATAAAATGAGATGTATAC CAAAGAAATGTCCCTATCCTGAAGCCGTGATAAATGGAATAGTTCATGTTATAGACTTGAACTATCAAGGTTTGATACACTTTTCATGTGAACCAGG ATACATTCTCCATGGAACAGACACTAGCCAGTGCATGGCAGATGGACAGTGGAGCGGAAAACTACCTGAATGCCAAC CTGTGACttgtcctcctccctcccttcctgagtTTGGAGTTATTTCTTACCATAAGCTAACGCTTGGAAATGAGTCCGTCTTCCAAGACATTATCCGTTTTGAATGCTTACCATCTTTTGCATTGTTTGGAAATGAAACCGCTACTTgcatggccaatgggaactggagTGATATACCGGAATGCAGGT ATGTAAAATGTCCACATCCAACAGGGATAGAAAATGGATTTATAAATGTTGAAGTTCGCAGAACCTATCATTATATGGATAGCGTCGATTTTGGCTGCCAGGCTCGTTATGTGCTAGATGGACCAAGGGAATCAAGATGTGAAAAAACAGGTAGCTGGTCCATCAAGCCAACCTGTAAAG CACCATGTAAAATACCAGTTAAGAAAGCTACAGTGTTATACAACGGCCGGAAGATAAAAGTTCAGAATGACCTCAAGGAAGGAATACAGCATACTGAAACTATTTTCTTTTTCtgcaaaaacaaaggaaaaaagtgtGGCTATACCATACCCACTCAGTGTATAAATGGCCAATTCACAGTCCCTTCCTGTTTTGAAG AAATTGGTACTTTACATTTTTGGAAAACGGATCCAGCAGACTTGACACCATGTGATCCCTGA